In Campylobacter sp. 2014D-0216, the following proteins share a genomic window:
- the hisH gene encoding imidazole glycerol phosphate synthase subunit HisH gives MKLAIIDTGCANLASLAFALERVGQKCIISNDVKELSCVDKLLLPGVGTAAKAISNLKALNLENFIQTTTKPLLGICLGMQILGEFSEELHQKTLGIMPFKTQKFQEKADFTFPHMGWNQVFSSHELFQGLDGAYFYFVHSYCVGLNEYTIAECEYSTKFSASLNKDNFYGVQFHPERSGEAGEVLLKNFINM, from the coding sequence ATGAAACTAGCTATTATAGATACAGGTTGTGCGAATTTGGCTTCACTTGCTTTTGCACTTGAACGTGTAGGGCAAAAATGCATTATCAGTAATGATGTAAAAGAACTCTCATGTGTAGATAAACTTTTGCTTCCCGGAGTTGGGACAGCAGCTAAAGCTATCAGTAATCTTAAAGCGCTTAATTTAGAAAATTTTATCCAAACCACTACTAAACCGCTTTTGGGAATTTGTCTTGGTATGCAAATTTTAGGTGAGTTTTCAGAAGAGTTACACCAAAAAACACTTGGCATTATGCCTTTTAAAACACAAAAATTTCAAGAAAAAGCTGATTTTACTTTCCCGCACATGGGGTGGAACCAAGTTTTTAGCTCACATGAACTTTTTCAAGGTTTAGATGGGGCTTATTTTTATTTCGTGCATAGTTATTGTGTGGGTTTAAACGAATACACCATCGCAGAGTGCGAATACTCTACTAAATTTAGTGCAAGTTTAAACAAAGACAATTTTTATGGTGTGCAGTTTCACCCTGAAAGAAGTGGCGAAGCGGGTGAGGTATTGTTAAAAAATTTCATAAATATGTAG
- the hisA gene encoding 1-(5-phosphoribosyl)-5-[(5-phosphoribosylamino)methylideneamino]imidazole-4-carboxamide isomerase, giving the protein MQTQIIPALDLIDGKVVRLYKGDYAKKQEYSFDPLTKFQEYEAQGIEWLHLVDLSGAKDPSQRQLKLIENLASKIKVNLQVGGGIRTKEEIKALFESGVKRVVIGSLAVKNKAFTQELLDEFGVENVVLALDSVCVEDEFFVAIDAWSKTSDEKLFELLNFYKNIKHILCTDISKDGTMSGANIALYKALYEKFPHLQTQASGGVASLEDFKKLNGIVSGIIVGKALLDKEFGIKEAKECLQNA; this is encoded by the coding sequence ATGCAAACTCAAATCATTCCAGCATTGGATTTAATAGATGGCAAAGTAGTAAGGCTTTATAAAGGTGATTATGCTAAAAAACAAGAATACAGCTTTGATCCTTTAACTAAATTTCAAGAGTATGAAGCTCAAGGTATTGAGTGGCTTCATTTAGTAGACTTAAGTGGTGCAAAAGATCCTAGTCAAAGACAGCTTAAGCTTATAGAAAATTTAGCTTCAAAAATCAAAGTAAATCTTCAAGTAGGTGGGGGAATTCGCACCAAAGAAGAGATAAAAGCTTTGTTTGAAAGTGGTGTTAAGCGTGTAGTTATAGGATCTTTAGCGGTTAAAAATAAAGCCTTCACACAAGAGCTTTTAGATGAATTTGGCGTAGAAAATGTAGTCTTAGCGCTTGATAGTGTTTGCGTTGAAGATGAGTTTTTTGTCGCTATAGATGCATGGAGTAAAACAAGCGATGAAAAATTATTTGAACTTTTAAATTTTTATAAAAATATCAAGCATATTTTATGCACAGATATTTCTAAAGATGGCACAATGAGTGGGGCAAACATCGCTTTATATAAGGCTTTATATGAGAAATTTCCACACTTGCAAACTCAAGCAAGCGGAGGTGTGGCAAGTTTAGAGGATTTTAAAAAGTTAAATGGCATAGTAAGTGGTATCATTGTAGGCAAAGCCTTACTTGATAAAGAATTTGGCATAAAGGAGGCTAAAGAATGCTTACAAAACGCATAA
- the hisF gene encoding imidazole glycerol phosphate synthase subunit HisF — MLTKRIIACLDVKDGRVVKGVQFKNHEDMGDVIELARFYSQNGIDELVFYDISASTKNERISRAWVSKIAQNISIPFCVAGGIKSEDDAKELLANGADKISINSPALNDPDLISRLAKSFGVQCVVVGVDTFKDENGELLVYQYTGDESKSRHSGKKTLEWIKQACELGAGEIVLNMMNQDGMRKGYDLDQLARVREICPVPLVASGGAGAKEHFLDAFKLGVDGALAASVFHKKLIDIKELKLFLKDQGIQIRI; from the coding sequence ATGCTTACAAAACGCATAATCGCATGTTTAGATGTAAAAGATGGCAGAGTAGTAAAAGGCGTGCAGTTTAAAAACCACGAAGACATGGGCGATGTGATAGAACTTGCTCGGTTTTATTCGCAAAATGGCATTGATGAACTAGTGTTTTATGATATCTCTGCTTCAACTAAAAATGAACGCATTAGCAGAGCTTGGGTAAGCAAAATAGCACAAAATATCTCCATACCATTTTGTGTGGCAGGGGGTATAAAAAGCGAAGATGATGCAAAAGAGTTGCTAGCTAATGGTGCAGATAAAATTTCTATCAATTCTCCTGCTTTAAATGACCCTGATTTGATTTCACGCCTTGCAAAAAGTTTTGGAGTGCAATGCGTGGTTGTGGGTGTAGATACCTTTAAAGATGAAAATGGCGAACTTTTGGTATATCAATACACCGGAGATGAGAGTAAATCTCGCCACAGTGGTAAAAAGACACTAGAGTGGATCAAACAAGCATGCGAACTAGGTGCAGGAGAGATCGTGTTAAACATGATGAATCAAGATGGCATGAGAAAGGGTTATGATCTAGATCAGCTTGCTAGAGTAAGGGAAATTTGTCCTGTGCCTTTGGTAGCAAGTGGTGGCGCAGGAGCTAAGGAGCATTTTTTAGATGCTTTTAAGCTTGGGGTTGATGGAGCTTTAGCGGCTTCAGTGTTTCATAAAAAGCTGATAGATATTAAAGAATTAAAATTATTTTTGAAAGATCAAGGCATACAAATTCGCATATAA
- the hisIE gene encoding bifunctional phosphoribosyl-AMP cyclohydrolase/phosphoribosyl-ATP diphosphatase HisIE, producing MKIDQEEFIKSVNWQKVDGLVPVIIQDYHSCEVLMQGYMNEEALKESFKHQKVVFYSRTKARLWMKGKESGNFLHIVDMGLDCDKDCVLILAKPYGPTCHSGEISCFEQISKRADFVFLSRLERLINSRKNLAPNSSYTAELFAKGTKRIAQKVGEEGVETALAATVKDKDELICEAADLLYHLDVLLADANLSLNDVIAKLKERNSK from the coding sequence ATGAAGATAGATCAAGAAGAATTTATAAAAAGCGTTAATTGGCAAAAGGTTGATGGGCTTGTTCCGGTGATCATTCAAGATTACCACTCGTGTGAAGTTTTAATGCAAGGTTATATGAATGAAGAAGCTTTAAAAGAAAGCTTTAAACATCAAAAAGTTGTCTTTTACTCACGCACCAAGGCGCGCTTATGGATGAAGGGTAAAGAGAGTGGGAATTTTTTGCACATTGTTGATATGGGGCTTGACTGTGATAAAGACTGTGTTTTGATCCTAGCTAAACCTTATGGGCCTACTTGTCATAGTGGCGAAATTTCTTGTTTTGAGCAAATTTCCAAAAGAGCTGATTTTGTATTTTTATCGCGTCTTGAAAGACTTATCAATTCGCGTAAAAACCTTGCTCCAAACTCTTCTTATACAGCTGAACTTTTTGCAAAAGGCACCAAACGTATCGCACAAAAAGTAGGCGAAGAAGGCGTTGAAACTGCTTTAGCTGCTACTGTTAAAGACAAAGATGAATTAATCTGCGAAGCAGCAGACTTGCTTTATCATTTAGATGTTTTATTGGCTGATGCAAATTTGAGTTTAAATGATGTGATTGCTAAATTAAAAGAAAGAAATTCAAAATAA
- a CDS encoding ATP-binding protein has protein sequence MNINKEIFIHHLLKDIQSDLKGYNKILKFGKIFSEYNFSDNIIIQIEDSFDVSLCALLGVYIEKYLKTYNITIKSSNSKLHNIGFLENFNYERNFTKHSKLKQYFHIKTKEESKSEVFKEYVNSVILDHKEFPKISKLVKKEIAKSIFEIFDNANIHSESDKIYICSFLDEKEHELYFSIVDSGIGFAKKLNNYFGQKFSSESAIKWAIKEGHTTKEQTGGLGFKLIIEFIKLNQGRLQILSGDCLYEMSDNKEKYNTLDYEFCGSMVNMIFKTNDTNSYQLKIEDDDLF, from the coding sequence ATGAATATCAATAAAGAGATATTTATTCATCATCTTTTAAAAGATATCCAAAGTGATTTGAAAGGATATAATAAAATTCTAAAGTTTGGAAAAATATTTTCCGAATATAATTTTTCAGATAATATTATTATCCAAATTGAAGATTCTTTTGATGTAAGTTTGTGTGCTTTATTGGGTGTTTATATAGAAAAATATTTAAAAACTTATAATATTACTATCAAATCAAGTAATTCAAAATTACATAATATTGGATTTTTAGAAAATTTCAATTATGAAAGAAATTTCACAAAACATTCTAAACTTAAACAATACTTCCATATAAAAACAAAAGAAGAATCTAAAAGTGAAGTATTTAAGGAGTATGTTAATTCAGTAATATTAGATCATAAAGAATTTCCAAAAATAAGTAAATTGGTAAAAAAAGAAATTGCAAAATCAATTTTTGAAATCTTTGATAACGCAAATATACACAGCGAAAGTGATAAAATTTATATTTGTAGTTTTTTAGATGAGAAAGAACATGAGTTGTATTTTTCTATTGTTGATTCTGGAATAGGATTTGCTAAAAAATTAAATAATTATTTTGGACAAAAATTTTCTTCCGAAAGTGCTATTAAATGGGCTATAAAAGAAGGACATACAACCAAAGAACAAACAGGAGGTCTTGGGTTTAAGCTTATAATAGAATTTATAAAATTAAATCAAGGAAGATTGCAAATTTTAAGTGGAGATTGTTTATATGAAATGAGTGACAATAAAGAAAAATATAATACTTTAGATTATGAATTTTGTGGTAGTATGGTTAATATGATATTTAAAACAAATGATACTAACTCATATCAGTTAAAAATAGAAGATGATGATTTATTTTAA
- a CDS encoding STAS-like domain-containing protein encodes MQTKTININQLTNSQCILSEDGQKVFTEIKKILEAKDKVVLSFKDINILTTAFLNSAIGNLYNDFSEEYIKEKLSVENMKDEDKAMLKRVTANAKSYYKNPDKIRQSIKEILEED; translated from the coding sequence ATGCAAACTAAAACAATAAATATAAATCAACTTACAAATAGCCAATGTATTTTATCTGAAGATGGACAAAAAGTTTTTACAGAGATAAAAAAAATATTAGAAGCTAAAGATAAAGTAGTGTTATCATTTAAAGATATAAATATCTTGACAACAGCTTTTTTAAATTCTGCTATAGGAAATTTATATAATGATTTTAGTGAAGAATATATAAAAGAAAAATTGAGTGTTGAAAACATGAAAGATGAAGATAAAGCAATGTTAAAAAGAGTAACAGCTAATGCTAAAAGTTATTATAAAAATCCTGATAAAATCAGACAATCTATAAAAGAAATTTTAGAAGAAGATTGA
- a CDS encoding type II toxin-antitoxin system VapC family toxin: protein MSVVYYLKDITTFNNKKIFFDTNILIYLFYASDKKLQEECASLYNELLKTKALCYTSFLNISEFYNRCMKIEFEKAKEINKQLKYKNFRNSPEGLEIEKDITNIVKSLLDKFFLVMVDFDKDFIIKVLDNETIDLCDKALVEICKKENMILFTNDKDFKNKDLNILALENF from the coding sequence ATGTCAGTTGTCTATTATTTAAAAGATATCACTACATTTAACAATAAAAAAATATTTTTTGATACCAATATTTTGATTTATCTTTTTTATGCAAGTGACAAAAAATTACAAGAAGAATGTGCTAGTTTATACAATGAGCTTTTAAAAACAAAAGCCCTGTGTTATACTAGTTTTTTAAATATTTCTGAATTTTATAATCGTTGCATGAAAATTGAATTTGAAAAGGCAAAAGAAATAAATAAGCAACTTAAATATAAAAATTTTAGAAATAGTCCAGAAGGTTTGGAGATAGAAAAAGATATTACCAATATTGTTAAATCATTATTAGATAAATTTTTTCTTGTTATGGTAGATTTTGATAAAGATTTTATTATAAAAGTTTTAGACAATGAAACTATTGATTTATGTGATAAAGCTTTAGTAGAAATTTGCAAAAAAGAAAATATGATTTTATTTACCAACGACAAAGACTTTAAAAATAAAGATCTTAATATTCTTGCTTTAGAAAACTTTTAA